One window of the Runella slithyformis DSM 19594 genome contains the following:
- a CDS encoding AraC family transcriptional regulator, producing MSIIYHEITPLTDNDCFMVFARVKDRFDFPLHHHEEFELNFIEHAKGAKRIVGDSIEVIQEAELVLVGSNLPHGWFTNEFTGGTIHEITIQFHRDLFDEKFLRRNQLCFIRTMLERAARGISFSSETIAFIKPRIIALKQKNGFDSVLELISILHDLSICRNMRTLTSSTFVNENFTYNSRRIEKAFEFMKANYDKNISLEDMSKIVNMTEVGFSRFIKKRTGKTFIDSLNDIRLGHASRLLIDTTLTIAEVSFRCGFNNLSYFNRVFKKKHRCTPKEFRENYSGTRTFV from the coding sequence ATGAGCATTATTTATCACGAGATCACCCCACTTACTGACAATGACTGTTTTATGGTTTTCGCTCGGGTAAAAGACCGGTTTGATTTCCCCCTCCACCATCATGAGGAGTTTGAACTGAATTTCATTGAGCATGCCAAAGGGGCTAAACGGATCGTAGGCGATAGCATTGAAGTGATTCAGGAAGCGGAGTTAGTGTTGGTCGGCTCCAATCTTCCGCATGGTTGGTTTACCAATGAATTTACCGGAGGCACCATTCATGAGATCACCATTCAGTTTCACCGTGACCTGTTTGACGAGAAATTTCTCCGTCGAAATCAGTTGTGTTTTATTCGAACCATGCTGGAGCGCGCGGCGCGCGGCATCTCCTTTTCTTCGGAAACCATTGCTTTTATTAAACCTCGAATAATTGCCCTCAAGCAAAAGAACGGATTTGATTCCGTATTAGAATTGATTTCAATCCTGCACGACCTTTCTATATGCCGTAATATGCGGACGTTGACGAGCTCAACCTTTGTTAACGAAAATTTTACGTACAACAGCCGACGCATCGAAAAAGCCTTTGAGTTTATGAAGGCCAATTACGATAAAAATATATCATTGGAAGACATGTCAAAAATAGTCAATATGACGGAAGTGGGGTTTAGCAGGTTCATAAAAAAAAGGACCGGCAAAACATTTATCGACAGCCTCAATGACATCCGATTAGGACATGCTTCCCGGCTTTTGATCGATACTACACTTACCATTGCAGAAGTGTCATTTCGGTGCGGTTTCAACAATTTATCTTACTTTAATCGGGTATTTAAGAAAAAACACCGGTGTACTCCGAAAGAATTTAGGGAGAATTATTCAGGAACCCGAACCTTTGTTTAG
- a CDS encoding helix-turn-helix domain-containing protein — protein MSTIHNPNVTFKGTTLTLDKGLDAEFIIMSGKILLPAVEEGFTCLWESSELVRVYRARQITQAKTQFLSFREEKIEIEPLKKYRTVRLLKISISTEWLTENNLSDSFSQIKNLYDFVSLPSFYESLDAQLLGLVRNSDPARLNSNLRLKSALFSYLNSYFEVLRSPKVLKNDRLKIEWVVNNYMLQFEQPIPTITELSEQLSMSESKFKYLFKEAFGMPFYQYYQQKRMQQAAEWLKSGELNVTGVSQKLGYSHPIKFIGQFKKLFGVTPLRYAKGKE, from the coding sequence ATGAGCACGATTCATAATCCTAATGTTACATTCAAAGGTACTACGCTTACTCTCGATAAGGGGCTGGATGCAGAGTTCATTATAATGTCAGGGAAAATCTTATTACCTGCCGTTGAGGAGGGGTTTACCTGTTTATGGGAATCTTCAGAGCTGGTAAGAGTGTATCGTGCCCGGCAGATTACCCAAGCCAAAACCCAATTTCTTTCTTTTAGGGAAGAAAAAATTGAGATAGAACCCTTAAAAAAATACAGAACGGTTCGGTTGCTTAAGATTTCCATTTCGACGGAATGGCTGACAGAAAATAATCTCTCAGATTCGTTTTCACAAATCAAAAATCTGTATGATTTTGTTTCGTTGCCGTCTTTTTATGAGTCGTTGGATGCTCAGTTGCTGGGGCTTGTTCGAAATTCCGATCCCGCTCGTCTGAACAGTAACCTGCGATTGAAAAGTGCCCTTTTCAGCTATCTTAATTCTTACTTTGAAGTATTGAGAAGCCCTAAGGTCCTAAAAAATGACCGTCTTAAGATTGAGTGGGTTGTTAATAATTATATGCTTCAATTTGAGCAGCCCATTCCGACAATTACGGAACTCAGCGAACAGTTGAGCATGAGCGAAAGTAAGTTCAAGTACCTTTTTAAAGAAGCCTTTGGCATGCCGTTTTACCAGTATTATCAACAAAAACGTATGCAGCAGGCCGCTGAATGGTTAAAATCGGGTGAGTTGAATGTCACGGGCGTTTCTCAAAAACTCGGTTATAGCCACCCCATTAAATTTATCGGGCAATTCAAAAAATTATTTGGGGTTACGCCCCTTCGTTATGCCAAAGGGAAAGAATAA
- the recR gene encoding recombination mediator RecR: MNFPSKLIEQAVGEVSKLPGIGKKSALRIVLHLLKRSENETQSLADALVAVRTQIQYCRKCHNISDSELCSICLSPKRDASVVCVVQDSRDVLAIENTGQYTGLYHVLGGIISPLEGVSPGDLKIESLLQRLKHAPEVREIILALSPTMEGDTTSFYLQKKLRPFSLKISTIARGIPIGGDLEYADEITLGRSIVSRINYD, from the coding sequence ATGAATTTTCCCTCAAAATTAATAGAACAGGCGGTAGGTGAAGTGTCAAAGCTGCCGGGCATTGGTAAAAAAAGTGCTTTACGGATTGTACTTCACTTACTCAAACGTAGTGAAAACGAAACTCAGTCGTTGGCTGACGCGTTGGTGGCAGTCCGAACCCAAATTCAGTACTGTCGAAAATGTCATAATATTTCAGACAGTGAGCTGTGCAGCATCTGTTTAAGCCCCAAACGCGATGCCTCGGTGGTCTGTGTCGTACAGGATAGCCGTGATGTGCTGGCCATCGAAAACACCGGGCAGTATACCGGCCTTTATCACGTACTTGGAGGAATCATTTCACCCCTTGAGGGGGTCAGTCCCGGCGATTTAAAAATAGAATCTCTTCTGCAACGGCTTAAACATGCCCCTGAAGTCAGGGAAATTATACTGGCCCTCAGTCCGACGATGGAAGGTGATACAACTTCCTTTTATCTGCAAAAAAAGCTAAGGCCGTTTTCGTTGAAAATTTCAACTATTGCCCGCGGTATCCCCATCGGTGGGGATCTTGAATACGCCGATGAAATCACATTGGGTCGAAGTATAGTGAGTAGAATCAATTACGATTAG